Proteins found in one Panicum hallii strain FIL2 chromosome 4, PHallii_v3.1, whole genome shotgun sequence genomic segment:
- the LOC112889306 gene encoding TOM1-like protein 9 isoform X1, whose product MPQSVLVERATSESLIGPDWSLNLEICDILNHDPSQAKDVVKTIKKRIGHKNSKVQLLALTLLETLIKNCGDFVHMQVAEKDVLHEMVKIAKKKPDYHVKEKILILIDTWQEAFGGSHARYPQYYAAYQEMLRAGAVFPQRPESSVPIYTPPQTQPLRNYPPPALRNTDYRQDAPESSSAPEVPTLSLTEIQNARGVMDVLSEMLNAIDPNNREGLKQEVIVDLVDQCRSYKQRVVQLVNSTSDEDLLSQGLSLNDDLQRVLAKHDAIAAGIAVRVEKPKAFPARADSSPTKPEGPKETDQRSSKDASSMTPFEQSALPAPPSSSASKSHVKPATNPNIDLLSGDDFFKPEPVHSQALVPVSNQPAASASSSHSLDLLDMFSDSNAINNSSQNPATPPIPNTNPNPLAPEAYPAPQQPVPPQHPSPYSNGLNSNTLAPYDQGSNLTSASSWNGQFAPGMVPPQQASNYGQDEQSSDLPPPPWEAQPAESEQFQASHPGGLSVPPQFGVSQPQPVQIAQPGQQILPSQSMPGQHGGQFQPGLGVQQQYVTPNTQYGGMYQPVQGNQAGGIYPQQMAGDVYQQQMYGGQMASYGYGQQPGGYYVPNAGYAYASANELSQRMNGLSMQDGSLYGTPGSSLQQRSRPSRPEDSLFSDLVSIAKTKPSKTASNKPGDL is encoded by the exons GCAAGCCAAAGATGTAGTGAAGACTATCAAGAAACGGATTGGGCACAAGAACTCAAAGGTCCAGCTTCTTGCATTAACG TTGCTCGAGACCTTGATTAAAAATTGTGGAGATTTTGTCCATATGCAAGTTGCTGAGAAGGATGTACTTCATGAAATGGTGAAGATAGCGAAGAAAAAG CCGGACTATCATGTTAAAGAGAAGATACTGATTCTGATTGACACTTGGCAAGAAGCTTTTGGTGGTTCCCATGCAAGGTATCCGCAGTATTATGCAGCATATCAAGAGATGCTG CGTGCTGGAGCTGTATTTCCTCAAAGGCCAGAGAGTTCTGTGCCAATTTATACTCCGCCACAGACACAACCTCTAAGGAACTATCCGCCTCCTGCTTTGCGCAACACTGATTATCGACAAGATGCGCCCGAATCATCTTCAGCACCAGAAGTGCCTACATTAAG CCTGACAGAAATTCAGAATGCACGCGGGGTCATGGATGTTCTTTCAGAGATGTTGAATGCTATTGATCCTAATAACAGAGAG GGTTTAAAGCAGGAGGTAATTGTGGACCTTGTGGACCAATGCCGTTCGTACAAGCAAAGAGTGGTGCAACTTGTCAACTCAACATC GGATGAGGACCTATTAAGTCAGGGCCTTTCACTGAATGATGATTTGCAGCGGGTTTTAGCAAAACACGATGCAATTGCTGCTGGCATTGCTGTTCGGGTAGAAAAACCAAAAGCATTCCCGGCCCGTGCAGACAGTTCTCCAACAAAACCAGAGGGGCCAAAAGAGACAGATCAAAG GTCTTCTAAAGATGCCAGTAGCATGACGCCGTTTGAGCAGTCAGCACTTCCTGCACCACCATCATCAAGTGCTTCAAAGTCTCATGTAAAACCAGCTACTAACCCTAATATTGACCTACTTAGTGGAGATGACTTTTTCAAACCAGAACCTGTTCATTCCCAAGCCCTTGTTCCTGTAAGCAATCAGCCTGCAGCTTCAGCTTCTTCAAGCCACTCTTTAGACCTTTTAGACATGTTTTCAGATAGCAATGCTATCAATAACTCCAGCCAGAACCCTGCCACACCTCCTATACCAAACACAAATCCCAATCCCTTAGCACCAGAAGCCTATCCTGCTCCACAGCAACCTGTTCCACCACAACATccttctccatattccaatggCTTAAATTCGAATACGTTGGCACCTTATGATCAAGGCTCTAACTTAACCTCAGCAAGTTCTTGGAATGGGCAGTTTGCTCCTGGAATGGTTCCACCACAACAAGCATCGAATTATG GTCAAGATGAACAAAGCAGTGACCTTCCACCACCACCCTGGGAAGCCCAGCCTGCAGAAAGTGAGCAATTCCAAGCTAGCCATCCTGGTGGGTTGTCAGTTCCGCCACAATTTGGAGTTAGTCAACCTCAGCCTGTTCAAATCGCCCAGCCTGGACAGCAAATTTTGCCGTCACAATCAATGCCAGGACAACATGGAGGGCAGTTTCAGCCCGGACTTGGGGTCCAACAACAGTATGTGACGCCAAATACACAATATGGAGGAATGTATCAGCCAGTGCAAGGCAATCAAGCAGGAGGCATATACCCCCAGCAGATGGCAGGAGATGTCTACCAGCAGCAGATGTATGGAGGCCAGATGGCCAGTTATGGCTACGGTCAGCAGCCTGGTGGCTACTACGTTCCAAACGCCGGATACGCATACGCCAGTGCAAACGAGCTGTCTCAGAGGATGAATGGGCTCTCGATGCAAGATGGCAGTCTGTATGGCACACCTGGGTCTTCCCTCCAGCAGCGCAGCAGGCCAAGCCGACCAGAAGATTCACTCTTTAGTGATCTTGTTAGCATTGCCAAAACAAAGCCTAGCAAAACTGCGTCTAATAAGCCTGGTGACTTGTAA
- the LOC112889306 gene encoding TOM1-like protein 9 isoform X2: MPQSVLVERATSESLIGPDWSLNLEICDILNHDPSQAKDVVKTIKKRIGHKNSKVQLLALTLLETLIKNCGDFVHMQVAEKDVLHEMVKIAKKKRAGAVFPQRPESSVPIYTPPQTQPLRNYPPPALRNTDYRQDAPESSSAPEVPTLSLTEIQNARGVMDVLSEMLNAIDPNNREGLKQEVIVDLVDQCRSYKQRVVQLVNSTSDEDLLSQGLSLNDDLQRVLAKHDAIAAGIAVRVEKPKAFPARADSSPTKPEGPKETDQRSSKDASSMTPFEQSALPAPPSSSASKSHVKPATNPNIDLLSGDDFFKPEPVHSQALVPVSNQPAASASSSHSLDLLDMFSDSNAINNSSQNPATPPIPNTNPNPLAPEAYPAPQQPVPPQHPSPYSNGLNSNTLAPYDQGSNLTSASSWNGQFAPGMVPPQQASNYGQDEQSSDLPPPPWEAQPAESEQFQASHPGGLSVPPQFGVSQPQPVQIAQPGQQILPSQSMPGQHGGQFQPGLGVQQQYVTPNTQYGGMYQPVQGNQAGGIYPQQMAGDVYQQQMYGGQMASYGYGQQPGGYYVPNAGYAYASANELSQRMNGLSMQDGSLYGTPGSSLQQRSRPSRPEDSLFSDLVSIAKTKPSKTASNKPGDL, translated from the exons GCAAGCCAAAGATGTAGTGAAGACTATCAAGAAACGGATTGGGCACAAGAACTCAAAGGTCCAGCTTCTTGCATTAACG TTGCTCGAGACCTTGATTAAAAATTGTGGAGATTTTGTCCATATGCAAGTTGCTGAGAAGGATGTACTTCATGAAATGGTGAAGATAGCGAAGAAAAAG CGTGCTGGAGCTGTATTTCCTCAAAGGCCAGAGAGTTCTGTGCCAATTTATACTCCGCCACAGACACAACCTCTAAGGAACTATCCGCCTCCTGCTTTGCGCAACACTGATTATCGACAAGATGCGCCCGAATCATCTTCAGCACCAGAAGTGCCTACATTAAG CCTGACAGAAATTCAGAATGCACGCGGGGTCATGGATGTTCTTTCAGAGATGTTGAATGCTATTGATCCTAATAACAGAGAG GGTTTAAAGCAGGAGGTAATTGTGGACCTTGTGGACCAATGCCGTTCGTACAAGCAAAGAGTGGTGCAACTTGTCAACTCAACATC GGATGAGGACCTATTAAGTCAGGGCCTTTCACTGAATGATGATTTGCAGCGGGTTTTAGCAAAACACGATGCAATTGCTGCTGGCATTGCTGTTCGGGTAGAAAAACCAAAAGCATTCCCGGCCCGTGCAGACAGTTCTCCAACAAAACCAGAGGGGCCAAAAGAGACAGATCAAAG GTCTTCTAAAGATGCCAGTAGCATGACGCCGTTTGAGCAGTCAGCACTTCCTGCACCACCATCATCAAGTGCTTCAAAGTCTCATGTAAAACCAGCTACTAACCCTAATATTGACCTACTTAGTGGAGATGACTTTTTCAAACCAGAACCTGTTCATTCCCAAGCCCTTGTTCCTGTAAGCAATCAGCCTGCAGCTTCAGCTTCTTCAAGCCACTCTTTAGACCTTTTAGACATGTTTTCAGATAGCAATGCTATCAATAACTCCAGCCAGAACCCTGCCACACCTCCTATACCAAACACAAATCCCAATCCCTTAGCACCAGAAGCCTATCCTGCTCCACAGCAACCTGTTCCACCACAACATccttctccatattccaatggCTTAAATTCGAATACGTTGGCACCTTATGATCAAGGCTCTAACTTAACCTCAGCAAGTTCTTGGAATGGGCAGTTTGCTCCTGGAATGGTTCCACCACAACAAGCATCGAATTATG GTCAAGATGAACAAAGCAGTGACCTTCCACCACCACCCTGGGAAGCCCAGCCTGCAGAAAGTGAGCAATTCCAAGCTAGCCATCCTGGTGGGTTGTCAGTTCCGCCACAATTTGGAGTTAGTCAACCTCAGCCTGTTCAAATCGCCCAGCCTGGACAGCAAATTTTGCCGTCACAATCAATGCCAGGACAACATGGAGGGCAGTTTCAGCCCGGACTTGGGGTCCAACAACAGTATGTGACGCCAAATACACAATATGGAGGAATGTATCAGCCAGTGCAAGGCAATCAAGCAGGAGGCATATACCCCCAGCAGATGGCAGGAGATGTCTACCAGCAGCAGATGTATGGAGGCCAGATGGCCAGTTATGGCTACGGTCAGCAGCCTGGTGGCTACTACGTTCCAAACGCCGGATACGCATACGCCAGTGCAAACGAGCTGTCTCAGAGGATGAATGGGCTCTCGATGCAAGATGGCAGTCTGTATGGCACACCTGGGTCTTCCCTCCAGCAGCGCAGCAGGCCAAGCCGACCAGAAGATTCACTCTTTAGTGATCTTGTTAGCATTGCCAAAACAAAGCCTAGCAAAACTGCGTCTAATAAGCCTGGTGACTTGTAA